The Commensalibacter nepenthis genome has a window encoding:
- a CDS encoding (Fe-S)-binding protein, with translation MEVGLFIPCYMDALEPEVGISTLKLLERFDVNVTYPFDQTCCGQPMTNTGCHKEAEETEKLFVKNFSSFDYIVMPSGSCTNQVRHHFDAIQQTDEVLHVRKNTYDLVEFLHDILKVASFPWANFSHKVAIHYNCNALRGLRHASMSERREPFFSKPKDLLSKVKGIEFVELERPDECCGFGGTFSIFEEGVSAKMGQDKVMDQHRSGAEYVVSADSSCLMHQKGCAMRMGVDLKYAHIAQILNGDLS, from the coding sequence ATGGAAGTCGGGTTATTTATCCCATGTTATATGGACGCTTTGGAACCAGAGGTAGGGATATCGACCTTAAAGTTGCTTGAGCGTTTTGATGTTAATGTAACCTATCCATTTGATCAAACTTGCTGTGGGCAGCCTATGACGAATACAGGATGTCATAAAGAGGCTGAGGAAACAGAAAAATTATTTGTTAAAAATTTCTCAAGTTTTGATTATATCGTAATGCCTTCAGGAAGCTGCACTAACCAAGTACGCCATCATTTTGATGCGATTCAGCAAACAGATGAAGTTTTACATGTTCGTAAAAATACTTATGATTTAGTTGAGTTCTTGCATGATATTTTAAAGGTAGCTTCTTTTCCTTGGGCAAATTTTTCTCATAAAGTGGCGATTCATTATAATTGCAATGCACTACGTGGGTTGCGTCATGCCAGTATGTCTGAACGTAGAGAACCTTTTTTCTCTAAACCCAAAGATTTATTATCCAAAGTCAAAGGGATTGAATTTGTTGAACTAGAACGCCCTGATGAATGTTGTGGCTTTGGCGGAACTTTTTCTATTTTTGAGGAAGGCGTTTCCGCAAAAATGGGACAGGATAAAGTGATGGATCAACATCGCAGTGGTGCGGAATATGTTGTTTCTGCGGATAGCTCTTGTTTAATGCATCAAAAGGGGTGTGCAATGAGAATGGGTGTTGATTTAAAATATGCTCATATTGCGCAAATCTTAAATGGAGATTTATCATGA
- a CDS encoding abortive infection family protein, with translation MEDHDLKQILSGLISVVQGISSLRTHSSSAHGQGKKTYKLEPRHARLAVHSSHIIALFILETWDKKKHEINSYI, from the coding sequence ATAGAGGATCATGATTTAAAACAAATTTTATCAGGGCTTATTTCTGTCGTACAAGGTATATCCAGTCTTAGAACACATTCAAGTTCAGCACATGGTCAAGGTAAAAAAACATATAAATTAGAGCCTCGTCATGCACGATTAGCTGTACATTCATCTCACATAATAGCATTATTTATACTTGAAACGTGGGATAAGAAAAAACATGAGATCAATTCCTACATTTAA